In a single window of the Osmerus eperlanus chromosome 2, fOsmEpe2.1, whole genome shotgun sequence genome:
- the LOC134013411 gene encoding putative nuclease HARBI1 has protein sequence MSSSPSLATEDSVTSKRSSIGLQMVCNADCVISNVVAKWPGSVHDSRFFRASEIYQCLSQGEFSGVLLGDRGYGCQPFLLTPFTDPQETQQAYNHAHARTRARVEMTFGLLKARFHCLHKLRVSPVRACDITVACAVLHNVACLRKERAPRVPPAMDWDNPAIFPDDDSGRLLRDQYVLNYFS, from the exons atgtcttcatctccttccctggccacagaagactctgtgacatcaaagaggagttctataggattgcag atggtctgcaatgctgactgtgtgatcagcaatgttgtggcaaaatggcctggctcagtccatgactccagattctttcgggcctctgaaatctatcagtgcctatcacaag gtgaattctctggtgtgttgctgggagacagggggtatggctgccagccttttctcctgacacctttcacagacccccaggaaacacagcaggcctacaaccatgcccatgccaggaccagggccagagttgaaatgacctttggcctcctgaaggcacgctttcactgccttcacaaattaagggtcagccctgttagggcatgtgatattactgtggcttgtgctgtcctccacaatgtggcctgcctgaggaaggagagggcccccagagtgccaccagccatggactgggacaatccggcaatcttccctgatgacgacagtggtcggctgctgagggaccaatatgtgttgaattattttagttag